The Amycolatopsis sp. DG1A-15b genome window below encodes:
- a CDS encoding oligopeptide/dipeptide ABC transporter ATP-binding protein — MTRPAGDVLLEVTDLKVHFPIKSGVVFDRTVGHVFAVDGVDLAIRRGETYGLVGESGCGKSTLGRAILRLNEPTAGSVKFDGTDVAQLKGEELRKARRRMQMIFQDPMSSLDPRQSVESILVEGMHAHGLDKDKDATQRRLRQLLAAVGLPETSLRKYPHEFSGGQRQRIGIARALAVEPDLIVADEPVSALDVSVQAQVVNLLEDLQDQLGLTYVVIAHDLAVVRHISDRIGVMYLGALVEETDADSLYRDPLHPYTRALLSAIPVPDPQVEDTREQILLAGDLPSPANPPSGCRFHTRCPWKQASLCDTDRPQLREIGGGHRVACHYAEDIRAGRIQPHEVKPELVEMTGALNPDLGPPDIGTSAEIL; from the coding sequence ATGACCCGTCCTGCTGGTGACGTGCTGCTCGAGGTCACCGACCTCAAGGTGCACTTCCCGATCAAGAGCGGCGTCGTGTTCGACCGGACGGTCGGGCACGTGTTCGCGGTCGACGGCGTCGACCTGGCCATCCGGCGGGGCGAAACCTACGGCCTGGTGGGCGAATCGGGCTGCGGCAAATCCACGTTGGGCCGTGCCATCCTGCGGCTGAACGAGCCCACCGCCGGGTCCGTGAAGTTCGACGGCACCGATGTCGCCCAGCTCAAGGGAGAGGAGCTGCGGAAGGCCCGGCGCCGGATGCAGATGATCTTCCAGGACCCGATGTCCAGTTTGGACCCGCGGCAGTCGGTCGAGTCCATCCTGGTCGAAGGCATGCACGCGCACGGCCTCGACAAGGACAAGGACGCCACCCAGCGGCGGCTGCGGCAGCTGCTGGCCGCGGTCGGCCTCCCGGAGACGTCGCTGCGCAAGTACCCGCACGAGTTCTCGGGCGGCCAGCGCCAGCGCATCGGCATCGCGCGGGCGCTGGCGGTGGAGCCGGACCTGATCGTCGCCGACGAGCCGGTGTCCGCATTGGACGTTTCGGTGCAGGCCCAGGTGGTGAACCTGCTGGAGGACCTGCAGGACCAGCTCGGCCTGACGTACGTGGTGATCGCGCACGACCTCGCGGTGGTGCGGCACATCTCCGACCGCATCGGCGTGATGTACCTGGGTGCGCTGGTCGAGGAGACCGACGCGGACTCGCTGTACCGGGACCCGCTGCACCCGTACACGCGGGCGCTGCTGTCGGCCATTCCGGTGCCGGACCCGCAGGTCGAGGACACCCGCGAGCAGATCCTGCTCGCCGGTGACCTGCCGTCGCCGGCGAACCCGCCGTCGGGCTGCCGCTTCCACACGCGCTGCCCGTGGAAGCAGGCGAGCCTGTGCGACACCGACCGCCCGCAGCTGCGGGAGATCGGCGGCGGGCACCGGGTGGCGTGCCACTACGCGGAGGACATCCGCGCCGGGCGCATCCAGCCGCACGAGGTGAAGCCGGAGCTGGTGGAAATGACCGGGGCGCTCAACCCCGACCTGGGCCCGCCGGACATCGGCACCTCCGCCGAGATCCTCTGA